CCAGAGAATGAAGAATACATGATAACTTTAGCCAGAGTATATAATATAAACGATAATATTGATAAAGCGGAGGAATATTATTCAAAGGTAACTAAGGTAAATGATAAAAACGAAAAAGCATATGAAAGTCTAGGTTCAATATATATAAAGAAAAATCAACCTAAAAAAGCTATTGCATATTTAAAAAAAGCCGTAGATATTTACCCTGAGTATGCAAATGCCTACGGGAATATGGCTATAGCCTATGATATGTTAAATGATAAAGAAATGACAAATTATTACTTAAAGAAGGCAAAGAGTCTCGGGTACAATAATCTACCTGCCATAAGAGATATAAAAAATAAAGAATAGTATATTTATTACAATATCGATTTGTATAATATTGTAAAGTAATGTAAAATTTATGTAAAATCAAAATAAACAATAAGTAAAATATAAGAAAAGCAAATGTAATATGTGTTATATTTATCTCGGTTCTTATATTTTATTTAGGAAAAATAAGAAACGGAGCAGAAAAATGTTTAATATTGTTTTATTTAATCCTGAAATTCCGCAGAATACCGGAAACATTGTAAGAACTTGTGCAGTAACAGATACAAAACTTCATCTTATAAAACCACTCGGCTTTAGTATAAAGGATAAATACTTAAAAAGAGCGGGTTTAGATTACTGGGATGAGGCAACAATAAGTGTATATGAAAATTTTGAAGATTTCCTTGATAAAAATGATGTAAAAAATCTTTATTTACTCACGACAAAAGGAGATAAGAATTACACTGATTTTAAATTTGAAGAAAATGATTATTTTATGTTCGGAGCCGAAACGAAAGGGCTTCCGGATTATATTCACCAAAAATATCCGAGTACAAGGCTTAGGATTCCCATGATACCGAAAGAGAATGCAAGGTGTTTAAATTTATCGAACAGCGTAGCGGTACTATTATATGAGGCACTTAGACAGCATAATTTCGAATCTATGAAATAAACTATATTAAGCCTGACCTTTTTTTGGTGTAAAGGGGAGGAAAGAATATGGATATTATGATGTTGATTCAGCTCTTCGGAGGCCTGGGTTTATTCCTTTACGGAATGGATCTTATGGGTGAAGGGCTAAAGAAAGCTGCAGGGAACAAACTCAAGGACATACTAAACAAGGTTACCAGTAATCCTATAAAGGCACTTGCTTTGGGTACGATAGTAACTATGATAATTCAAAGTTCTTCTGCGACGACTGTGCTTGTGGTAGGTCTTGTAAATGCAAACCTTATGACCCTTGCTCAGGCGGCAGGGGTGATTTTGGGGGCGGATATCGGTACTACCATAACGGGACAGATAATCGCTCTTAACCTATCGGACTACGCACCTTTATTCATAGGTATAGGTGCAGCCATACTTATGTTTGCGAACAAGGATAAACTAAAACACGTTGCGGAATGTATTTTGGGTTTTGGTATTTTATTTTTCGGCATAAGCGTTATGTCTACGGTTTTAAAACCTCTTGCAGACAATCCATTCTTTACCAATATGCTTGTAAGTTTGGGACATTACCCGATCCTCGGTCTTCTTGCAGGCGTCTTTGTAACGGCAGTGATACAGTCTTCTTCCGCATCTATCGGCTTGCTTCAGGCTCTCGCAATCGGCGGTGCTTTTGCCGGAGTTGAGGGATATGAAGCTCTTGGTGTGGTCGTTCCTATAGTTTTAGGTATGAATATCGGAACATGTGCAACGGCTATGATAGCAATGATAGGTGTTGAAAGAGAGGCTAAACAGGCGGCGGTATTTCATCTTATTACCAAAACAGTTGGGGTAATATGGATGATGTCTTTATTATTCTTAACAGGAGCGTTTGCTAAAGACGGGCATAGTTTTGTTTTTAATTTTATATTATCAATATCGGGAAGTGATCCTACTCAGCAGATCGCAAACTTCCATACTATGTTCAACGTAATCAACGCATCGTTGTTATTATTCTTAAGTAAACCTATTATTAAGTTTATAGAGAAAGTTCTGCCGGTGAAAAAAAAAGACGAGGAAAGCGATTTTACACTCAAATTGAATGATATTTTGTTGGAAAATCCCGCATTTGCTGTTTCGGAAGCGTTAAACGAAGTCGAAACAATGTCGGAAATCGCTTATAAATCGGTAAATCTCGCCTCGAATGCATGCATAAACAATGAATTTGAAAATATCGAAGAGGTCGAGCTTTTGGAAAATCTAATCAATAAGTACGAAACGGGAATCGCAGAATTCGTTATAAAGATTTCCGCTTTGGACGCAAGCATTCAAAGTGCGGATTTTACCGTCCATCTTCATCAGGTAATACACGATATCGAAAGGATAGGTGATTACTGTATGAGTATGGTGAGAATTGCGCAGAATAAAAGAGACGACGGCGTGGTCTTCAGTGAAAATGCAACGAGAGAGTTAAGTGAAATGTATGAAATGGTAAGAAAGAATTTAAGACTTGCTATAGACGCATTTAAAGAAAAAGATTTAACAAAGGCCGTTAAAACGGACCTTATGGAAGAAGAAATAGATAAAAAAGAAGATGAACTCAGAAAAGCACACATAGACAGACTTAACAGAAAGTCTTGCACTCCCGAAGCCGGTGTTGTATACTTTGATATAGTAGCCGATTTGGAAAGAATCGGCGATTACAGTGCACATATCGGAGGTTTTGTAAAGGAATACGTGGAATTATTATCACGCAGACAATTTGACATGCTTCCATAGGAGGTAAAAAATGAATTATGATGTAATTATTATCGGTGCGGGTCCCGCAGGTTTAAGCGCAGGGCTTTATGCATCAAGGTCTACACTAAATACTTTGATCATCGAAAAGGCAGTCGTAGGCGGACAGATTACCACTACAACCGAAATCGAAAATTATCCCGGAGCCAGTGAAGTTACGGGACCGGAACTCGTAGAAAAAATGAAAGAACAATGCCTTAGTTTCGGAGCGAATATAGTAAGTGACGAAGTAATAAGTGTTGAGAAAAAAGACGACGGGATGTTTTATGTTAAAGGCAGCAAAGAAGAATATATAGGAAAAACTTGTATTATCGCCTCAGGTTCTACACCTAAAGAACTTGGTATAAAAGGAGAGAGAGAATTCAGGGGGATGGGAGTATCTTACTGTGCCACTTGTGACGCCGGTTTCTTTACGGGCTTTGAAGTGTGTGTGGTAGGAGGCGGTGATACCGCTTTGAAAGAAGCGATATACTTAACCAAATTTGCAAAAAAAGTAACTATCATTCATAGGCGTGACCAGTTCAGAGGCGGAAAGAGCTGGGAAAAGAAAGCCAGAGCCAATGATAAAGTACATTTCTTACTAAGTCATGAACCGGTGGAAATCCTCGGTGAAAACGGTATGGTGACGGGAATAAAAGTCAAAAACAAGAAGACAGGGGAAGTATATGATTATAAGACAGACGGCGTTTTCATGTTCGTAGGTCATAATCCGAACAGTACTCTTGTTAAAAACTTGGTCGAAGTTGATGAAAAAGGTTATATAGTAACCGATAACGCTCTTCAAACGTCGGTAAAAGGACTTTTCGTTGCCGGAGATGTAAGACAGAAGAATTTAAGACAAGTCGTTACAGCGGCTTCTGACGGCGCTATATGCGCAACAGGTGCCGAAGAATATATAGATGAATTGATTTAGATTATAGTTATATGAATACTTAAAAGCGTTAAATTACTTTTAGCGCTTTTTTCTTTACAAAAAACTTGAAAAAAACATGAAAAAAGCATAAAATAAATATATTATACAGTATAGAGGTATAAAATTTATGAGGTTTGATATGAAGAAGATATTCAGTATATTAATAGCTTTCTTTTTTCTCCTGACAGTCGTCGGGTGCACGAGTAAAGCAGATAGTACCGATCCCAACAATAAAAAATTTAAAATAGCATATATTTCGGATACATACGGAGAAGAAGATGTTAAGAATAAAGAAATCATCGATGGTGTAAATGAATCATTTAAAAATTATGATTTCTCTTTCGATATAAAAGTACCTAAATCTTCTGAGAATTATGAAACAGTTGCTAACGGATTATTATCATCCACAAAATATGATTTGGTCCTTGCCAATTCGCCGGCGGTATGTTCATCCCTTCTCGCAGTCCATAGCGATTACCCGACAAGTAATCTTGGATTTATAGGGTACGGAGATGAAACGAACAACTCAATGAGCATTACCTTCAAAAATGAAGAAGGGGCTTTCCTCTCGGGTTATTTGGCCGCTAAGTCTACAAAG
This region of Anaerofustis stercorihominis DSM 17244 genomic DNA includes:
- the trmL gene encoding tRNA (uridine(34)/cytosine(34)/5-carboxymethylaminomethyluridine(34)-2'-O)-methyltransferase TrmL, with amino-acid sequence MFNIVLFNPEIPQNTGNIVRTCAVTDTKLHLIKPLGFSIKDKYLKRAGLDYWDEATISVYENFEDFLDKNDVKNLYLLTTKGDKNYTDFKFEENDYFMFGAETKGLPDYIHQKYPSTRLRIPMIPKENARCLNLSNSVAVLLYEALRQHNFESMK
- a CDS encoding BMP family ABC transporter substrate-binding protein is translated as MKKIFSILIAFFFLLTVVGCTSKADSTDPNNKKFKIAYISDTYGEEDVKNKEIIDGVNESFKNYDFSFDIKVPKSSENYETVANGLLSSTKYDLVLANSPAVCSSLLAVHSDYPTSNLGFIGYGDETNNSMSITFKNEEGAFLSGYLAAKSTKTNVLGYIGAYENKNQDYEYGFMSGAKAANANVKVEKAFTNSYIDAQAGSKIAEELVSKKADVFFTVCGAGAIGVDNVIREKGLKVIDSDLYNKSDNEIKLGEIYKIIKMPLCLYVIRLYSNHSIKM
- the trxB gene encoding thioredoxin-disulfide reductase gives rise to the protein MNYDVIIIGAGPAGLSAGLYASRSTLNTLIIEKAVVGGQITTTTEIENYPGASEVTGPELVEKMKEQCLSFGANIVSDEVISVEKKDDGMFYVKGSKEEYIGKTCIIASGSTPKELGIKGEREFRGMGVSYCATCDAGFFTGFEVCVVGGGDTALKEAIYLTKFAKKVTIIHRRDQFRGGKSWEKKARANDKVHFLLSHEPVEILGENGMVTGIKVKNKKTGEVYDYKTDGVFMFVGHNPNSTLVKNLVEVDEKGYIVTDNALQTSVKGLFVAGDVRQKNLRQVVTAASDGAICATGAEEYIDELI
- a CDS encoding Na/Pi cotransporter family protein codes for the protein MDIMMLIQLFGGLGLFLYGMDLMGEGLKKAAGNKLKDILNKVTSNPIKALALGTIVTMIIQSSSATTVLVVGLVNANLMTLAQAAGVILGADIGTTITGQIIALNLSDYAPLFIGIGAAILMFANKDKLKHVAECILGFGILFFGISVMSTVLKPLADNPFFTNMLVSLGHYPILGLLAGVFVTAVIQSSSASIGLLQALAIGGAFAGVEGYEALGVVVPIVLGMNIGTCATAMIAMIGVEREAKQAAVFHLITKTVGVIWMMSLLFLTGAFAKDGHSFVFNFILSISGSDPTQQIANFHTMFNVINASLLLFLSKPIIKFIEKVLPVKKKDEESDFTLKLNDILLENPAFAVSEALNEVETMSEIAYKSVNLASNACINNEFENIEEVELLENLINKYETGIAEFVIKISALDASIQSADFTVHLHQVIHDIERIGDYCMSMVRIAQNKRDDGVVFSENATRELSEMYEMVRKNLRLAIDAFKEKDLTKAVKTDLMEEEIDKKEDELRKAHIDRLNRKSCTPEAGVVYFDIVADLERIGDYSAHIGGFVKEYVELLSRRQFDMLP
- a CDS encoding tetratricopeptide repeat protein produces the protein MTFKKQHFYKKTVLLITLIAIIFSFFGCQREESAEELYASGEKYFKAQDFYNSIETLNKVEENKLKKEKEANRYYMIGYSYWQLKRFDTAVEPLEKADKLEPENEEYMITLARVYNINDNIDKAEEYYSKVTKVNDKNEKAYESLGSIYIKKNQPKKAIAYLKKAVDIYPEYANAYGNMAIAYDMLNDKEMTNYYLKKAKSLGYNNLPAIRDIKNKE